A region of Solea solea chromosome 7, fSolSol10.1, whole genome shotgun sequence DNA encodes the following proteins:
- the wdfy1 gene encoding WD repeat and FYVE domain-containing protein 1 has translation MAAEIHSRPQTARPVLLNKIEGHSDAVNAAVLIPKEDGVITVGEDRTIRVWLKRDSGQYWPSIFHTVSSPCSCMSYHHDSRRIFIGQDNGAVVEFLISEDFNKMNHVKTYPAHQNRVSDMVFSLESEWVVSTGHDKSVSWMCTVSGSMLGRHYFTAWASCLQYDHETQHAFIGDYSGQITLLKLEKQTYSTITTLKGHEGSIGALWWDPVQRLLFSGASDHSVIMWDIGGRKGRTLLLQGHHERVQALRYLQLTRQLVSCSADGGMAVWNMDTQREEAPQWLDSDSCQKCEQPFFWNIKQMWDTKTLGLRQHHCRKCGKAVCGKCSSKRSTFPLMGFEFPVRVCDLCIDTIKEEDRAPLASFHEGKHNITHMDMDPSRGLMVTCGSDRIVKIWDMTQVVGCSLATGFSPR, from the exons ATGGCTGCGGAGATTCACTCGAGGCCTCAGACCGCTAGACCCGTTCTTCTGAACAAAATAGAGGGACACTCTGACGCTGTCAACGCCGCGGTTTTAATCCCCAAAGAAGACGGAGTGATCACTGTCGGCGAGGACAG AACCATCCGGGTATGGCTGAAGAGAGACAGTGGTCAGTACTGGCCAAGCATCTTCCACACGGTCTCCT cTCCATGCTCTTGCATGTCGTACCACCATGACAGCAGACGCATCTTCATAGGCCAGGATAATGGAGCTGTTGTG GAGTTTCTCATCTCTGAAGATTTCAACAAGATGAACCACGTGAAAACATATCCAG ctcACCAGAACCGCGTGTCAGACATGGTCTTCTCCCTGGAGAGCGAGTGGGTGGTGAGTACTGGCCACGACAAGAGTGTGAGCTGGATGTGCACTGTGAGTGGGAGCATGCTGGGGAGACACTACTTCACTGCCTGGGCCTCCTGCCTACA ATATGATCACGAGACGCAGCACGCCTTCATCGGGGATTACTCGGGACAGATCACGCTGCTGAAGCTGGAGAAGCAGACGTATTCCACCATCACAACGCTGAAGGGTCATGAAG GAAGTATAGGAGCTTTGTGGTGGGACCCTGTCCAGAGGCTGCTCTTCTCAGGAGCCTCCGACCACAGCGTCATCATGTGGGACATCGGCGGCCGCAAAGGACGGACGCTATTGCTGCAGGGACACCA TGAACGCGTTCAGGCTCTGCGTTACCTCCAGCTGACGAGGCAGCTGGTGTCGTGCTCCGCCGACGGAGGCATGGCGGTGTGGaacatggacacacagagagaggag GCGCCTCAGTGGTTGGACAGCGACTCGTGTCAGAAGTGTGAGCAGCCTTTCTTCTGGAACATCAAACAGATGTGGGACACGAAGACTCTGGGCCTCAGACAG CACCACTGCAGGAAGTGTGGCAAAGCTGTGTGTGGGAAGTGCAGCTCCAAGCGCTCCACCTTTCCCCTCATGGGCTTCGAGTTCCCCGTGCGGGTGTGTGACCTCTGCATCGACACCATCAAAGAAGAAGA TCGAGCACCGTTGGCGTCGTTCCACGAGGGGAAACATAACATCacccacatggacatggaccCGTCCAGAGGCCTGATGGTCACGTGTGGAAGTGACCGCATTGTTAAG
- the serpine2 gene encoding glia-derived nexin, giving the protein MKRLSLLCLCALVMLHGLEGALPQSPSYGERGSDLGMQVFQQVALSKPLENVVFSPHGVASILGMLLPGAHGDTRKQILSGLRYKKNGPYKMLKKLHKTLTAKSNQDTVLIANGLFSQESFPMKESFVATNKANFQCETRSLDFSNPEKAANEINDWVNNKTKGHIPSLVKPDMLDSALTRLVSVNSIYFKGLWKSRFQPVNTKVKPFKAGDGTVHSVPMMSQLSVFNISMATAPEGLKYKVIALPYHGNTISMLIVLPSDEDTPLSRVIPHISTATVQSWTKLMHPRKVHLAIPKFTADVEVDLEAPLSALGITDMFSQTKADFRHISAESVHVSKALQKAKVEVNEDGTKAAAATAAILLARSSPPWVTVDRPFLFLIRHNPTGTVLFMGQINKPTV; this is encoded by the exons ATGAAGCGCCTCTCACTGTTATGCCTGTGTGCGCTGGTGATGCTGCATGGCCTCGAGGGTGCGCTGCCCCAGTCTCCCTCATATGGTGAGCGAGGCTCAGATCTTGGCATGCAGGTGTTTCAGCAGGTAGCCCTCTCCAAGCCCCTGGAAAATGTGGTGTTCTCACCCCACGGAGTGGCTTCCATTCTGGGCATGCTACTGCCTGGAGCCCACGGAGATACCAGGAAGCAGATCCTTAGTGGTCTCCGCTACAAGAAAAATG GCCCTTACAAGATGTTGAAGAAGCTGCACAAGACCTTGACGGCTAAGTCCAACCAGGACACTGTGCTGATTGCCAACGGCCTTTTCAGCCAAGAGAGTTTCCCTATGAAGGAGTCCTTTGTAGCAACCAACAAAGCCAACTTCCAATGTGAGACCAGGAGCTTGGACTTCAGCAACCCTGAGAAGGCAGCCAATGAAATCAATGACTGGGTCAACAATAAGACCAAAG GTCACATCCCCAGCTTGGTCAAACCAGACATGCTGGACTCGGCTCTTACCCGCCTCGTCAGCGTCAACTCCATCTACTTCAAAGGATTGTGGAAGTCCCGTTTCCAGCCTGTGAACACCAAGGTGAAGCCCTTCAAGGCGGGCGATGGGACTGTACATTCAGTCCCAATGATGTCCCAGCTCTCTGTCTTCAACATCA GCATGGCCACCGCACCTGAGGGGCTGAAATACAAGGTCATTGCGCTGCCTTATCACGGCAACACCATCAGCATGCTGATAGTTCTGCCCTCTGATGAGGACACGCCTCTGTCCCGCGTCATACCGCACATCAGCACCGCCACAGTGCAGAGCTGGACCAAACTGATGCACCCGAGGAAAGTCCACCTGGCCATCCCCaa gTTTACTGCAGATGTGGAGGTAGATCTGGAAGCTCCACTTTCAGCTCTGGGAATAACAGACATGTTCAGTCAGACCAAAGCAGACTTCAGACATATCA GTGCTGAGTCTGTGCATGTATCCAAGGCGCTCCAGAAAGCCAAAGTTGAGGTGAATGAAGATGGaacaaaagcagcagctgcCACTG CTGCCATTCTGCTGGCTCGGTCCTCTCCACCGTGGGTGACAGTGGACAGacctttcctcttcctcatcagaCATAACCCCACAG gtaCTGTTCTCTTCATGGGCCAGATCAACAAGCCTACAGTCTAA